Within the Pseudomonas guangdongensis genome, the region TTGCGTACCACCGCCAGATCCTCGTTGTAGGTGGGGATCAGCAGGTCGACCGTCGGCCAGCGCGACAGGTCCTCGGGCAGCGGCGCCGGCTTGCGGCTGAGCGGCCAGCTGGTCTGCAGGTAGCCGAGGATCAGCACCAGCCAGGAATAGGTTTCCGCCACCAGCAGGATCAGGCCGCAGGCCAGGTCGAGGCTGGCGTCCCAGTTGAGGGTCGCGGTGTAGCGCCACCACAGGTAGCGGCAGGAGACGATCACCGAGAGGAGGATCAGCAGCAGCGCCGGGAAGCGTCCCGGCAGGCGCCGCACCAGCATCGCCAGCGCCCACAGCAGCAGCACGAACACCGTCTGCGCCAGCATGCCGAACGGTTCGGTGATGCACAGCAGGGCCAGCAGGCCGGTACACAGGCCGAGCAGCCCGAGCAGGGCGCGGCGCAGGCCCCGCGGCAGGCGCTGCAGTGCCTGCTCGGCGCGCTGCCAGGGCGTCTCGCACGGCAGCGCGCGGGCCAGCCGCGCGCCCGGCAGGCCCAGGGCGGCGTGCCCGGCGCCCAGCAGGCGGCGGCCGCCGCGCAGCCAGCCGGGCGCGTCGGCGGGCGGGCGCCAGAGCAGCAGCCAGAGGCTCTGCAGCAGGTAGCGCAGCGGATCGCCGAAGCGCGGCGGGCGCCCGGCCAGGTGCGGATACAGCTCGCCGTGGCGCTGCAGCAGGCGCTGCCAGGCCGGCGACTCCAGGGGCAGCAGCGCCCAGGCCAGCCACCACAGCAGGCTGCACCAGATCGCGGTGCCGGCGCCGGCACCGCGCCGGCGCAGGTCGTCGTAGACCCAGGGCAGCACGCCGAACAGGCGTGACGAGCCCGCCGTCACCGCGCGGCCTCGACGGCTTCGGCCGGCGCCGCGCGGCGCTGGTTGCCGCGCGCCAGGCACCAGGTCGCCAGGCTCAGCACGTCCTCGGCCGCGGCGCTGTGCGGCGCATGCACGCCCAGCGGCAGCTGGTGGGCCAGCGCCTCGCGCACCGCCTCGTCGTCGTGGACGCACTGCGGCACCAGACGCGCGGCCAGAGTCTTCTGCCAGAGCAGCAGCAGGTCGCGCTGCAGGGCGCGGGTCGGGTCGTAGCGGTTGACCAGCAGCCAGCTGTCGGCGGGCAGCGCCTGGGGTTCCTGCAGGCGCAGGTGGCAGGCCGGATCGGCGTCCAGCAGGCACAGCTGCAGGGTGCAGCCTTCCAGGTGCGCGTGGCCGGGCAGGCGCTGCGGCAGGTCGAGGATCACCCAGTCGAACAGCCGCGCCAGGGCGCCCAGGCGTTGCGTCCAGAAGGCCGGCGTGCGCTGCAGGAACTGCTCCAGCTGCGCCTGCTCGGTCGCCGCCAGGCGGCCGTAGGGCAGCAGGTAGAGGGCCGGCAGCACCCGCCAGGCGCAGTCGGTCCAGGCGCTGCGGTCGAAGGCCGCGCGCGCCCAGCCGGTTTCGCTGGCGGCCGGCAGGTTGCAGTGGTGGCGCAGCTGGTTGTCGGGGTTCATGTCGATCATCAGCACCCGCTGGCCGAGGCGTTGCAGGGCGTGGCCGAGGGCCGCGGTCAGCGCCGTGGTCCCGCAGCCGCCGCGCAGCCCGCGCAGCGCCAGGCTGCGCGGCGCCTTGCCGGGGGCAGGTCGCGCCGACGCCTGATTACCAGCCGGCGGCAGGCGACCCTCGGCGAGAAACGGCCAGCGCGCGGTGATCTGCGCCAGGTCGCGCTGCACCGCCAGATCGACATAGCCCAGCTCGCCCAGCCCCAGGGCCGCCTGCACCGCCGCCAGATCATTGCCGTGCATGGGCCACCTCCGGTTGAGCGCGCTGCGGATAGGGCTGCCAGGGGCCGCCTTCGCGGGTGCGCAGGTAGTCGCGCCCGGCATATTCGACCACCACGCCGCCGGCACTCTCGGCCACCCAGTCGATCTGCGGCAGGTCGGCGAGCAGCGCCTCGCGGGTGAAGTGCGCCTGTCCGGCCGGCGGCCCGGCATGCAGCCGCGCGACCAGCTCCGACAGCGCCAGATAGCTGCTCGGCGCGCCGATGCGCTGCAGCGGGCCCTCGGCCAGCGGCAGGCCGATCAGCTTGACGCCGACCGGTACGTGGGTGATCGCCCGCGAGGGGTATTCGCGCATCCCGGAGATCTGCATGCGGTCGCCGTGCAGCGCCGCGCCGTGCTCCGGCACCAGCACCACCACCACCGGCCGGCCGCTGCGTTCGAGCTGGTCGAGGAAGGCGTCGAGGTCGTCGAGCAGGCGCTGGGCGCGCTCGCGGTAGCCGGCCGAGCGGGTGCGGCCGTTGGCCTCCACCACCCGGTTGCCGTCGTGCAGGGTGATGCTGTTGTAGAACAGCGCCAGGCGCTCGGCGGCGTTGCCCTGGCGCTGCTGCCACCAGCGGCCGAGCACCTCGCCGTCGGCGGCGATCGGCGAGCTGTCGAATGCCACCAGGGCGCGGCCGAAGCTGCTCGCGGCGAACAGCGGCTCGGGCAGGCCGCCCTGGCCGCGCACCTCGTCGAGGAAGCCGTCGAAGCGACCGTTGTGGTTGAACGCCAGCTGCTTGGCGAAGCCCAGCCGGCCGAGGTTGTCGAACAGCAGGCACTGCTCGCCGGCCGGCTGGTACAGCCCGGCGTGGGAGTTCTGCCCGCAGCTGGCGCGCAACAGGCGAATCGCCGCCGGGCCGCTGTAGGAGGTGGCCGAGTTGAAGTTGTCGAAGAGGATGTCCAGGCGGGCGAACAGCCGGTGGTCGCGCAGGCCGACCGCTTCCAGGTCGTCCCAGGACAGCGAGCAGACGTTGAGCACCAGCAGGTCGAACGGCGGCGCCGCGGCGTTCGACGCGAAGCTGACGCGCCGCTCCGCCTCGCGGCGGTGGAAGTCGCTCAGCCAGGCCTCCAGGGTCGCACTGTCCGGCTCGCCGGCCGGCGCGGCGGGCGTCGCCGCGCCCCCGCCCGCGACGGGAGCCGCCGTGGGCGCCGCGGCCTGCACCAGGCCGACCGGCAGCGGCACGGCCTGCAGGCTCAGCAGCAGCAGACCGCCCAGCGACAGGGTGGTCAGGCGCAGCCAGGGCGCCAGCAGCGCGTAGCCCAGCACCAGCAGCAGGCCGGCGCCCAGCCACTGCCAGTCGACGAAGCGCCCTGCCAGCTCCAGCAGGTATTCGGGGGAGAAATCCAGCACGCCCGGCTGCGCCAGCAGGCGGCTGAACGGCGGTAGCCAGCTGTCGTGGTAGAGCAGCGCGACGGCCGCGGGAATCGCCAGCAGGGTGCGCAGCCGGGCCGCCCAGCGCGGCAGCGGCAGCAGCAGCACGGCGGCCAGCAGCAGGTTGGGCAGCAGCTGGAAGTTCAGCGCGCCGACCCACAGCAGGGCGAACTTGCCGAGGAAATACAGGTTCCACAGGCCCAGGCCCGGCCAGGGGCGCGGCGCAGCGCAGGCGGCGCTGGCGTTCATCGCGTCTCCTCCCGGCGTGCGGCGCGGCGCAGGCGGCGCGGATGGCTGCGGAAATGCCGCGACGGCAGCAGCCGGCCGAGCAGGCGACCCAGCCCGCGCAGCAGCGCCGGCAGCCACAGCGCCGCCACGCCGCCGAGCAGCAGGCCGAAGAGCAGGAACTGCAGGTGCAGCGGCAGGTTCATGTGGCCCTCCCCACCCGGTTCTGCCCGGCACTCAGGCGCACCCGCACCGGAGTCAGGCGCACCGGGCCGCTGGCGGCGGGCGCCGGCGCCGGCTCGCCGCGCAGCGCCGGCAGCGGCGTGCTGGTCGCGCTGGCGCCGTCGAGGGGAATGCTCCGCGTATCGACGAGGATCTCGTGGGCAGCGAACAGCTCGCGCCAGGACAGCCGGAAGATGTTGCCCAGGGCGCTCTCCAGGGCATTGGCGCGGCAGGCGAAGAGGAACAGGTACAGCTCGCCGCCGGCCACGCAGGCCATGTCGCCGTAACGGCGCAGGCGGCACTGGCCGAGCACCTGGGGCAGCGCCAGGCCGTCCACCACCTTCAGGCGCAGCAGCAGGTGGCTGACCTCGCCCCCGCCGCCGGCGTCGAGAATCCCGCGCACCACCTCGACGAAGCGCGGCGCCGGCAGCAGGCCGCGCAACGGCGGCGGGCGCAGGCGCTTGAGGGTCTGCTCGAAGTCGTCCGGCAGGCTGCGGGTCCACAGCTGGCCCTGCAGGCTGTCGAGCAGGGTCAGGAAGCGCGACAGCGCGGTGCCGTAGGGCACGATCAGCGAAGCGCCGCAGACCAGCAGCAGCTGCTCGTCCAGGTAGCGCAGGCAGGCCGACAGCTCGCGCACCACCACCTTCAGCGCGCGCCCGCGCTGGCGGCGCAGTTCGTAGATCTGCCGGGCCAGCTCGCCGACCTGCTCGTTGCTGTCGATGCGCAGGATCACGCTGGCCGCCGTGGCGCGCATCGCCGCCGCCAGCAGCGCGGCCTCGGCGTCGAACAGCTGCCAGTGGGCCGACAGCGGCGGCGCCCCTTCGAGCACCGCGCGCGCCGCCAGGCACAGCTGCAGGTCGCTGGCCGCGGCGCCGGGACTGCCCTGCTCGGACTCCGGGCGGCAGACCAGCACGCCGTCTTCGCGGGCCATGTCGACCTCGCCGCCGGCGCGCACGCCCAGCGCGGTGCGCCAGAAATGCAGCAGGTAGCGCAAGCCGCCACGCCCGCTGTAGAGCTGCGCCAGGCCGGACAGTGCGTCGTTGCAGGCCAGCAGCCGCGCGGCGATGGCCTGCGGCTCGCCGTGGCTGTAGATCAGCAGGGTGCAGGACTGGCGCTGCAGCCAGTCGCTCAGCTCGCGACACCAGCGCGCCAGTTGCGCGTCGTCGAAGGCGCTCCACGCCGCGGCGGGGGCGCTGAGCAGCAGCAGGCGCTGGCGCGGCGCGAAACGCCGCTGCAGGTCGCGGGCCAGCGCGCGCAGGGCGGCGGGCGCCCCGGCGGCGGAAAATTCCAGGGGGATCAGTTCGCCGGGCCCCAGCTCGGCCGGCAGGCCTTGCAGAATGGCCTGCGGGCCGCGGCCGCAGGTCAGCAGCAGAGCGCGCTGGCTGGCCGTCATCCCGGCCAGCACCTGGCGGCACAGCGCATCGGCCTCGCCGGCGCGCTCGCAGACCTGCCAGTACAAACCGCCGGCACGCAGCTGCGCCCACTCGTCCCACAGACGGGGAATGGCCAGGGAAAACACGCTCAAACCATAGACTCCTTGTGACTCCAGGCGGTCCATGCCTCTATTCCCGCGCAATGCTCCCTGCCCTTCACCCTTGCGGTGAAGCGCCAAGCATACCCCTGCCGCGCCGGCAGATACCTGAGCAAACCTTGCCGCGGCCCGCCGCCAGACAGGGCAAGCAGTCGCAAAGCACCCACACTCGCAACCTGATCGCCATTTTATTGACGAAAAAAGCCATCCAATACCGCAAATTCTTGTTTATTAGACCATGCCGCTGTAACCACAGCAATCGATAGACGGGAAAATGACACCCCGCTTTGCAAGGTTTCTCCCGCAGCGCCGCCGAACGGTCGCCCCTCCTGCGCGCCACTGGCCGACCCGCCCAGAAGATGCTGTACACCGATACAGCCCTCATCCACCGCGCCACGGTTATAATCCCGCGCTTTGCGGCCACCCGCCGGCCGCCTTCCCCCGCAGTCGCAGGAAGAGTCATATGGACAGCATCAACGCCCGCATCGCCGAGGAACTCGGCGTCCGCCCGCAACAGGTCGCCGCCGCCGTGGCGCTGCTCGACGAGGGCTCGACCGTGCCCTTCATCGCCCGTTACCGCAAGGAAGTCACCGGCAGCCTCGACGACACCCAGCTGCGCACCCTGGAAGAACGCCTGCGCTACCTGCGCGAACTGGACGAGCGGCGCACGACGATCCTTGCCAGCATCGAGGAGCAGGGCAAGCTGACCGCCGAACTGGCCCGCGAGATCCAGCTGGCCGACACCAAGACCCGCCTGGAAGACCTCTACCTGCCCTACAAGCAGAAGCGCCGCACCAAGGGCCAGATCGCCCTGGAAGCCGGCCTCGGCGAGCTGGCCGATGCGCTATTCGGCCATCCGGAACTAAATCCCGAGGCGGAAGCCGCGCGCTTCGTCGACGAAAGCAAAGGCTTCGCCGACGTGAAAGCCGTGCTCGACGGCGCCAAGTACATCCTCATGGAGCGCTTCGCCGAGGACGCGACCCTGCTGGCCCGCCTGCGCGGCTTCCTCAAGGACAACGCCACCCTCAGCGCGCGCCTGGTGCCGGGCAAGGAGCAGGAAGGCGCCAAGTTCAGCGACTACTTCGCGCACGACGAACCACTCAAGAGCGTGCCGTCGCACCGCGCCCTGGCGATCTTCCGCGGCCGCAACGAGGGCGTACTGAGCGCCAGCCTCAAGGTCGGCGAGGAACTGCCGGGCACCCTGCACCCCTGCGAGGGAATGATCGCCGAACGCTTCGGCATCAGCAGCCAGGGCCGCGCCGCCGACAAGTGGCTGGCCGAGGTGGTGCGCTGGACCTGGAAGGTCAAGCTCTACACCCACCTGGAAACCGACCTGCTCGGCGAGCTGCGCGAGGCCGCCGAGAGCGAGGCGATCAACGTGTTCGCCCGCAACCTGCACGACCTGCTGCTGGCCGCCCCGGCCGGCCCGCGCAGCGTGCTGGCGCTCGACCCCGGCCTGCGCACCGGCTGCAAGGTGGCAGTGGTCGACGCCACCGGCAAGCTGCTCGACACCGCCACCGTCTACCCGCACGCGCCGCGCAACGACTGGGACGGCAGCCTGGCGATCCTCGGCAAGCTGTGCGCCAGGCACCGCGTCGAGCTGATCGCCATCGGCAACGGCACCGCCAGCCGCGAGAGCGACAAGTTGGCCGGCGAGCTGGTCAGGCTGCTGCCGGAGCTGCGCATGACCAAGATCATGGTCAGCGAGGCCGGCGCCTCGGTGTATTCGGCGTCCGAACTGGCCGCCCGCGAATTCCCCGATCTCGACGTGTCGCTGCGCGGTGCGGTATCCATCGCCCGCCGCCTGCAGGACCCGCTGGCCGAGCTGGTGAAGATC harbors:
- the bcsQ gene encoding cellulose biosynthesis protein BcsQ, which encodes MHGNDLAAVQAALGLGELGYVDLAVQRDLAQITARWPFLAEGRLPPAGNQASARPAPGKAPRSLALRGLRGGCGTTALTAALGHALQRLGQRVLMIDMNPDNQLRHHCNLPAASETGWARAAFDRSAWTDCAWRVLPALYLLPYGRLAATEQAQLEQFLQRTPAFWTQRLGALARLFDWVILDLPQRLPGHAHLEGCTLQLCLLDADPACHLRLQEPQALPADSWLLVNRYDPTRALQRDLLLLWQKTLAARLVPQCVHDDEAVREALAHQLPLGVHAPHSAAAEDVLSLATWCLARGNQRRAAPAEAVEAAR
- the bcsG gene encoding cellulose biosynthesis protein BcsG produces the protein MNASAACAAPRPWPGLGLWNLYFLGKFALLWVGALNFQLLPNLLLAAVLLLPLPRWAARLRTLLAIPAAVALLYHDSWLPPFSRLLAQPGVLDFSPEYLLELAGRFVDWQWLGAGLLLVLGYALLAPWLRLTTLSLGGLLLLSLQAVPLPVGLVQAAAPTAAPVAGGGAATPAAPAGEPDSATLEAWLSDFHRREAERRVSFASNAAAPPFDLLVLNVCSLSWDDLEAVGLRDHRLFARLDILFDNFNSATSYSGPAAIRLLRASCGQNSHAGLYQPAGEQCLLFDNLGRLGFAKQLAFNHNGRFDGFLDEVRGQGGLPEPLFAASSFGRALVAFDSSPIAADGEVLGRWWQQRQGNAAERLALFYNSITLHDGNRVVEANGRTRSAGYRERAQRLLDDLDAFLDQLERSGRPVVVVLVPEHGAALHGDRMQISGMREYPSRAITHVPVGVKLIGLPLAEGPLQRIGAPSSYLALSELVARLHAGPPAGQAHFTREALLADLPQIDWVAESAGGVVVEYAGRDYLRTREGGPWQPYPQRAQPEVAHARQ
- the bcsE gene encoding cellulose biosynthesis protein BcsE, which translates into the protein MFSLAIPRLWDEWAQLRAGGLYWQVCERAGEADALCRQVLAGMTASQRALLLTCGRGPQAILQGLPAELGPGELIPLEFSAAGAPAALRALARDLQRRFAPRQRLLLLSAPAAAWSAFDDAQLARWCRELSDWLQRQSCTLLIYSHGEPQAIAARLLACNDALSGLAQLYSGRGGLRYLLHFWRTALGVRAGGEVDMAREDGVLVCRPESEQGSPGAAASDLQLCLAARAVLEGAPPLSAHWQLFDAEAALLAAAMRATAASVILRIDSNEQVGELARQIYELRRQRGRALKVVVRELSACLRYLDEQLLLVCGASLIVPYGTALSRFLTLLDSLQGQLWTRSLPDDFEQTLKRLRPPPLRGLLPAPRFVEVVRGILDAGGGGEVSHLLLRLKVVDGLALPQVLGQCRLRRYGDMACVAGGELYLFLFACRANALESALGNIFRLSWRELFAAHEILVDTRSIPLDGASATSTPLPALRGEPAPAPAASGPVRLTPVRVRLSAGQNRVGRAT
- a CDS encoding Tex family protein, whose amino-acid sequence is MDSINARIAEELGVRPQQVAAAVALLDEGSTVPFIARYRKEVTGSLDDTQLRTLEERLRYLRELDERRTTILASIEEQGKLTAELAREIQLADTKTRLEDLYLPYKQKRRTKGQIALEAGLGELADALFGHPELNPEAEAARFVDESKGFADVKAVLDGAKYILMERFAEDATLLARLRGFLKDNATLSARLVPGKEQEGAKFSDYFAHDEPLKSVPSHRALAIFRGRNEGVLSASLKVGEELPGTLHPCEGMIAERFGISSQGRAADKWLAEVVRWTWKVKLYTHLETDLLGELREAAESEAINVFARNLHDLLLAAPAGPRSVLALDPGLRTGCKVAVVDATGKLLDTATVYPHAPRNDWDGSLAILGKLCARHRVELIAIGNGTASRESDKLAGELVRLLPELRMTKIMVSEAGASVYSASELAAREFPDLDVSLRGAVSIARRLQDPLAELVKIEPKAIGVGQYQHDVSQLKLARSLDAVVEDCVNAVGVDVNTASAALLARISGLNATLAGNIVQFRDANGAFKSRAELKKVPRLGDKTFEQAAGFLRVMNGDNPLDASAVHPETYPLVQRIAAGTGRDIRSLIGDSAFLKRLDPAQFTDERFGLPTVTDILKELDKPGRDPRPEFKTAAFQDGVESLKDLLPGMVLEGVVTNVTNFGAFVDIGVHQDGLVHISALSEKFVKDPYEVVKAGDIVKVKVMEVDIPRQRVGLSMRMSDTPGEKVDGPRGGGKPRGNAPRSERHSSQDKPAPSNPGMAALFANAKQIKKR